A window of the Moorena sp. SIOASIH genome harbors these coding sequences:
- a CDS encoding DUF1822 family protein, with amino-acid sequence MTSYSVNSTDLRLVQPECIWLESEQFEQAVQMSNQVISEARQWQTYLNGLALLSFTQWLEEKLANILISQNCCSLQQPKYANVIEAVCNLIVGEFKLCLITSESLIDEVVTVPIAAIDLPEFAAHFYVVIEVQEELETAIIRGFIRYDELVNYRQLCNLHPEVDWNYSLPLSLFDPEPNHLLFYLRFLDSAVIKLPVISPNYLPRLSVNKPDLETLETLLERLQYPEQTLWQTLTWEQGLTILQSPELLDLLYQWQLTPQRTTSLSIRITEVFTILTQKAINTQQWLEGKLDEFAQGLGLFIPQTLTGNLSVFRSIDKFENVINELRYQGMDIPPEPGRSYQDIDLGEIALRLCAVTWAIDSPIPPPKWSLLVILGTQLGTPLPDGFKLQVSNLRSIIHEPVSGLDDPFLFARVEGRSDEKFVVTIIPPDSSAQTLSPYAFQPS; translated from the coding sequence ATGACTAGTTATTCTGTTAATTCCACCGACCTCAGGCTTGTGCAACCAGAATGTATTTGGTTGGAGTCCGAACAGTTTGAGCAAGCAGTACAAATGAGTAATCAAGTCATCTCAGAAGCACGCCAATGGCAAACCTATCTGAATGGACTAGCATTACTTAGTTTTACACAATGGTTAGAGGAAAAGTTAGCTAATATCCTGATATCTCAGAATTGTTGTTCTTTACAACAACCTAAATACGCTAATGTGATTGAAGCGGTATGTAATCTTATAGTAGGCGAATTTAAGCTTTGTTTAATTACCAGTGAGAGTTTAATTGATGAAGTGGTAACTGTACCGATAGCCGCCATTGATTTACCAGAATTTGCTGCTCATTTCTATGTTGTGATTGAAGTGCAAGAAGAGCTAGAAACTGCTATTATTCGAGGCTTTATCCGTTACGACGAACTGGTTAATTATCGACAACTTTGTAATTTACATCCTGAAGTTGATTGGAACTATAGTTTACCTCTGTCATTGTTTGACCCTGAGCCAAATCACCTACTATTTTATTTACGTTTCTTGGATTCCGCTGTCATTAAGCTACCAGTAATTTCCCCTAATTACCTCCCTAGGCTATCTGTTAACAAACCTGACTTGGAAACATTAGAAACATTATTAGAACGCCTACAATATCCTGAGCAAACTCTTTGGCAAACGTTAACTTGGGAGCAAGGGCTGACTATACTCCAAAGTCCTGAATTACTGGATTTATTATATCAATGGCAACTAACTCCACAGAGAACAACGTCCCTTTCGATTCGGATTACAGAAGTATTTACTATCCTAACTCAAAAGGCTATCAATACACAACAATGGTTGGAGGGGAAATTAGATGAATTTGCCCAAGGTTTAGGATTGTTTATCCCTCAAACCCTTACTGGTAATTTATCGGTATTTCGGTCAATTGATAAATTCGAGAATGTGATTAACGAGCTTAGATATCAAGGAATGGACATTCCTCCCGAACCAGGTCGATCCTATCAGGACATTGATTTAGGTGAAATTGCTTTACGACTATGTGCGGTAACCTGGGCGATTGACTCTCCAATTCCTCCACCAAAATGGTCATTGCTGGTAATTTTAGGAACCCAGCTGGGTACTCCTTTACCTGATGGATTCAAGCTACAAGTTAGCAATCTAAGGTCTATTATACATGAGCCTGTATCAGGGCTTGATGATCCATTTCTGTTTGCCCGTGTGGAAGGACGCTCAGATGAAAAATTTGTTGTGACCATTATCCCACCGGATAGCTCAGCACAGACCTTATCTCCTTATGCATTCCAGCCTAGTTAA
- a CDS encoding choice-of-anchor I family protein: MADILEKIGSFSSEMGAEITAYDPISQELFVVSGGTEVQVLDLSDPTNPTEVIPPIDIASLVPDIHGANSVAYSNGLLALALEASTSTDPGKVAIIDIAAYKNNPADPNALKVVQAGPLPDMLTFTPDGTKILVANEGVADDGIDPEGSISIIDVSSGIATLTQDNVATADFSAFNGREAEFRAKGVRIFPDKTVAQDVEPEFIAVSSDGTTAFVNLQENNAFGVVDLESATVVDILPLGVKDHSQGQPTLELFEFNDLPVLGTTEGGQEIKLGGLSGLFYEGTDAATGNLKFVTVPDRGPNGKPTDVDGDGSKERPFALPDYQARVIRFELNPSSGEITITETIFLTRQDSTTPITGLPNIAGVDEEPVDLSGNLLPLDEFGADLEGVVIAADGTFWMVDEYRPAIYHFDAHGVLIDRFVPQGTAALAGAAAGTFGSESLPEEYANRRRNRGFEAVALDPDDNILYAFIQTPLQNPDRATSNSSDVIRILGIDTTTGNAVAEYVYLLEDPAFRSGGRVDKIGDAVYAEDGKLFVIERDSAVGDTAKKFIFQIDLTAATNLLAPDAPTLPTDSTLEQLSADDLDALGIQAVNKIKVTNLPSIGYLAGDKPEGLALLDDGKLAVLNDNDFGVLDQQIPVDGSVPLNPNLTPVLLGLIDLGENNALDASNEDNGINIQNWPVFGLYQPDGIASFEANGQTYYVTANEGDIRDEEERIANLTLDPEAFPDAETLQPESQLGRLRISTIDGDLDNDGDFDQLFSYGGRSFSIWDEFGNLVFDSGDDFERITAQQVPELFNSSGTPDTFDDRSDNQGPEPEGIVTGVINDRTYTFIGLERIGGVIVYDVTNPTAPEFVQYLPNDNGGNPDDPVDREPEGLTFIPVEDSPNGEPLLIVAQEASQTITVFSVNPGPGTPLDDELVGTEADETIIAGAGNDLVAGGNGNDTIFGGNGDDVLRGDFNSRSSSSTLGGDDVIYGGAGSDRIGGKAGNDSLFGQNGDDQIWGDAGDDLLRGGLGNDTLFGDNGSGGYGSDTFILAAGEGTDKIGDFQVGEDFIGLADGLTFGQLSVTQEGNKAVISSGDETLAILNQVQAETLIDNAATTFVLVG; encoded by the coding sequence GTGGCAGATATATTAGAGAAAATTGGCAGCTTTTCTAGTGAGATGGGGGCTGAAATTACCGCCTACGACCCCATATCTCAAGAGTTATTTGTAGTATCTGGTGGAACTGAGGTGCAAGTGCTAGACCTCAGTGATCCCACCAATCCAACTGAGGTAATACCACCCATTGATATTGCTTCTTTGGTACCTGACATTCACGGAGCAAATAGCGTAGCCTATAGCAATGGTTTACTGGCGCTAGCGTTAGAAGCTAGCACCTCTACTGATCCAGGTAAGGTAGCAATTATAGATATTGCTGCTTATAAGAACAATCCGGCTGACCCCAATGCCCTGAAGGTAGTGCAAGCGGGGCCCCTACCCGATATGCTCACCTTTACCCCTGATGGCACCAAAATACTGGTTGCTAATGAAGGAGTAGCGGATGATGGCATTGATCCTGAAGGATCGATCAGTATTATTGATGTGTCGAGTGGGATAGCAACTCTAACCCAAGACAATGTCGCCACAGCAGACTTCAGCGCCTTCAATGGTCGTGAAGCGGAATTCCGGGCAAAAGGTGTACGTATTTTCCCAGACAAGACTGTTGCTCAGGATGTGGAACCAGAGTTCATTGCTGTCTCAAGCGATGGTACTACAGCTTTTGTCAACCTCCAGGAAAACAATGCCTTTGGGGTGGTAGACCTGGAGTCCGCTACAGTAGTGGATATCCTGCCTTTGGGTGTGAAAGACCACAGCCAAGGTCAGCCCACCCTAGAGCTATTTGAGTTCAATGACTTGCCTGTACTTGGCACTACCGAAGGGGGTCAAGAGATTAAACTGGGCGGACTGTCTGGCTTATTCTACGAAGGGACGGATGCAGCAACTGGCAACTTGAAGTTTGTCACGGTTCCTGACCGGGGACCCAATGGCAAACCCACTGATGTGGATGGAGATGGGAGTAAGGAACGACCCTTTGCCTTACCGGATTACCAAGCTCGGGTGATCCGCTTTGAGTTAAATCCCAGCTCTGGCGAGATCACCATTACCGAAACCATTTTCTTGACCCGTCAAGATAGCACCACACCAATCACAGGACTACCCAATATTGCCGGGGTGGATGAAGAACCAGTAGACTTATCTGGCAATTTGCTGCCCTTAGATGAGTTTGGTGCTGACCTGGAAGGGGTAGTAATCGCTGCTGATGGCACCTTCTGGATGGTGGATGAGTACCGTCCAGCTATCTACCACTTTGATGCCCATGGTGTTCTGATTGACCGCTTTGTTCCCCAAGGAACAGCTGCCTTGGCTGGTGCAGCAGCGGGAACCTTTGGCTCTGAGTCCTTACCTGAAGAGTACGCCAATCGCCGCCGTAACCGTGGCTTTGAGGCCGTAGCTCTGGATCCAGACGATAATATCCTCTACGCCTTTATTCAAACTCCTTTACAGAATCCAGACCGTGCTACGTCCAATAGCTCGGATGTGATTCGCATTCTCGGAATTGATACTACCACAGGTAATGCCGTTGCCGAGTATGTTTACTTGCTCGAAGACCCTGCTTTCCGTAGTGGGGGACGAGTAGATAAGATTGGTGATGCGGTATACGCTGAGGATGGAAAATTATTTGTCATTGAGCGAGATTCAGCAGTTGGTGATACAGCAAAGAAGTTCATCTTCCAAATAGACCTGACAGCAGCCACTAATTTGCTTGCTCCCGATGCCCCCACACTACCCACTGACTCTACTTTGGAGCAGCTGAGTGCAGATGACCTAGATGCTCTTGGGATTCAGGCGGTCAATAAGATTAAGGTGACAAACCTGCCTTCGATTGGGTATCTCGCTGGTGATAAACCAGAAGGTCTAGCGCTACTGGATGATGGCAAACTGGCTGTACTCAATGACAATGACTTTGGAGTACTCGATCAGCAGATTCCGGTGGATGGCTCGGTTCCTCTGAATCCCAATCTAACTCCTGTGCTCTTAGGTCTGATCGACCTGGGTGAGAACAATGCCCTGGATGCCAGTAATGAGGATAATGGCATCAACATCCAAAATTGGCCCGTTTTCGGTCTATACCAACCGGATGGGATCGCATCCTTTGAGGCAAACGGTCAAACCTACTACGTCACTGCCAATGAAGGGGATATCAGGGATGAAGAGGAACGGATTGCAAACTTGACCCTCGACCCAGAGGCCTTTCCCGATGCTGAAACCCTACAACCAGAGTCTCAACTGGGTCGTTTGAGAATATCTACCATTGATGGGGATTTGGATAATGATGGTGATTTTGACCAGCTATTCTCCTACGGTGGGCGCTCCTTCTCAATTTGGGATGAGTTTGGCAACCTAGTGTTTGATAGTGGTGATGACTTTGAACGAATTACAGCTCAGCAAGTTCCTGAACTATTTAATTCTAGCGGCACTCCTGATACTTTTGACGACCGCAGTGACAATCAAGGACCAGAACCGGAAGGAATTGTCACCGGGGTCATTAATGATCGCACTTACACGTTTATCGGCCTCGAACGAATAGGTGGCGTGATTGTCTACGATGTCACTAATCCCACGGCTCCTGAATTTGTCCAATATCTGCCCAATGATAATGGTGGCAATCCAGATGATCCAGTAGACCGTGAGCCTGAGGGGCTAACATTTATTCCTGTAGAAGACAGCCCCAATGGTGAACCCCTGCTGATAGTGGCTCAAGAAGCCAGTCAAACCATTACTGTATTTTCAGTTAACCCCGGTCCGGGAACCCCATTAGATGATGAACTAGTTGGTACCGAAGCTGATGAGACAATCATTGCCGGAGCTGGCAATGATCTAGTTGCTGGTGGTAATGGTAATGATACTATCTTTGGGGGTAATGGAGATGATGTGTTACGAGGTGACTTCAACAGCCGTTCCTCTAGCAGTACCCTTGGAGGGGATGATGTGATTTACGGGGGTGCTGGAAGCGATCGCATTGGTGGAAAAGCCGGTAATGATTCCCTGTTTGGTCAGAACGGTGATGACCAAATCTGGGGTGATGCTGGGGATGACCTACTGCGGGGTGGTCTTGGCAATGATACCCTATTTGGTGATAATGGCTCTGGTGGTTATGGTAGTGATACCTTCATCTTGGCCGCTGGTGAAGGAACTGATAAGATTGGGGATTTCCAAGTCGGTGAAGACTTCATTGGTTTAGCAGACGGGTTAACCTTTGGTCAGTTATCTGTTACTCAGGAAGGCAACAAGGCTGTGATTAGCTCCGGTGATGAAACCTTGGCAATCCTGAATCAGGTGCAGGCTGAAACCCTGATCGATAATGCTGCTACGACTTTTGTATTGGTTGGTTAA
- a CDS encoding helix-turn-helix transcriptional regulator: protein MNTQARQFNGVLLQGVVEGLMDGVLILNAQGELVHSNCYGRFICAQLAVDRSKSNVVPKEIRRVCQAVLDSCELYPNQSIIIESEIITDPSTSFRIRAVKLTLDSFENPCILVTLENHDQYAESFAIAEVNKYDLTPREAEVWLLRRADYSYQEIADELLITLNTVKKHLKNIYAKIKFYQFKQEFLEAN, encoded by the coding sequence ATGAATACTCAGGCAAGACAGTTTAACGGTGTTCTCTTACAAGGGGTAGTAGAAGGATTAATGGATGGTGTCTTGATTCTGAACGCTCAGGGAGAGTTAGTTCATAGCAATTGCTATGGTCGCTTTATTTGTGCTCAACTGGCAGTGGATAGGTCAAAATCTAACGTTGTTCCCAAAGAAATCAGGCGTGTTTGCCAAGCTGTGCTCGACAGCTGTGAGTTATATCCAAATCAGTCAATAATTATCGAGTCTGAAATTATTACTGATCCCTCAACATCTTTTCGGATTCGAGCCGTTAAGCTCACCTTAGACTCCTTTGAAAATCCCTGCATTTTAGTAACACTAGAAAATCACGATCAATATGCTGAGAGTTTTGCGATCGCAGAGGTGAATAAATATGACTTGACTCCTCGTGAGGCCGAAGTTTGGTTACTGCGTCGTGCTGATTACAGCTATCAGGAGATTGCTGATGAATTGCTCATTACTCTCAACACGGTTAAGAAGCACTTGAAAAATATTTATGCTAAAATTAAATTTTACCAATTTAAACAGGAATTTTTAGAGGCCAATTAA
- the hpsE gene encoding hormogonium polysaccharide biosynthesis glycosyltransferase HpsE: MIDFTVAICTYNGETRLPQVLKRLLYQIKTDHFAWEILIIDNNSTDNTSKIVEEYQSHPGAYPIRYYFEPKQGIAFARRRAIQESKGDYVGFLDDDNLPTPDWVSAAYNFGNYHPQAGAYGSQIYGEYEVKPPENFQRIACFLAIIERGQEPFCYQPRQGLFPVGAGLVIRKQAWLNNVPDQPWLKGVCATSLSAKGEDIETLSYIQKAGWEIWHNPQMCIEHQIPKWRLEKDYLLKLFRGVGLSRYPTRMLRFQHWQKPIMILVYLINDLGKTMLHLIRYRQHLKTDLVAACELELFLNSLFSPFYHWIFWNQ; the protein is encoded by the coding sequence ATGATTGATTTCACAGTTGCTATCTGTACCTATAACGGCGAAACTCGTCTACCTCAGGTTTTAAAACGATTACTGTATCAAATTAAAACCGACCATTTTGCTTGGGAAATTCTGATTATTGACAATAACAGCACTGATAATACCAGCAAAATTGTTGAGGAGTATCAATCCCATCCAGGAGCTTATCCTATTCGATATTACTTTGAACCAAAACAGGGGATAGCATTTGCTCGACGCCGTGCTATCCAGGAGTCTAAAGGTGACTATGTCGGGTTTTTAGATGATGATAATCTCCCTACGCCTGATTGGGTTAGTGCTGCTTATAATTTTGGTAATTACCATCCCCAAGCTGGTGCTTATGGTAGTCAAATTTATGGAGAGTATGAAGTTAAACCACCGGAAAATTTTCAGCGAATTGCTTGTTTTCTCGCTATCATAGAACGAGGTCAAGAGCCATTTTGTTATCAGCCTCGTCAAGGGTTATTTCCTGTCGGTGCCGGGTTAGTGATTCGTAAGCAAGCCTGGTTAAATAATGTGCCTGACCAGCCTTGGCTCAAGGGGGTGTGTGCGACATCCCTATCTGCTAAAGGAGAAGATATAGAAACCTTGTCCTATATTCAAAAAGCGGGTTGGGAAATTTGGCATAACCCTCAAATGTGTATTGAACATCAAATCCCAAAATGGCGTTTGGAAAAAGACTATTTATTGAAATTATTCCGAGGTGTTGGGTTAAGTCGGTATCCCACTCGCATGTTGCGCTTTCAACATTGGCAAAAGCCTATCATGATTCTAGTTTACCTAATCAATGATTTGGGCAAGACTATGCTTCACCTGATTAGATATCGCCAACACCTCAAGACAGATTTAGTAGCAGCTTGCGAACTGGAACTTTTTTTGAATAGCTTGTTTAGTCCATTTTATCATTGGATTTTTTGGAATCAGTAA
- a CDS encoding CHAT domain-containing protein, with translation MKPIGDSGRINPGSGDRCYDLMEAEREFLNAFQRWLGEGNVRKIQQRIRDELTRVAQVISEDGKGIGTHPSVDIFVACDSIEMERLPWETWELAPEGTPLGRVRIFRSAMDNPDPIACTKPLTACGATPRFFKALGNAHRRKTRILAIFGDDPRLPLQDDWKAVRSLKSIAEVERVTWQPHENHIDIKTKIANAICDQRGWDVLFFAGHSDETTTTGGRLAIAPNISLSISELEEKLTQAREHRLQLAIFNSCSGLSIANSLIKLGLQVIVMREPIRNDVAQSFLQQFCKPLADHRDVYDALLEACQHLQSVEKFAYPSAYLLPSLFNPPGLIPYRIERFDWKKMLQQWLPTRPEAIALGTVLLLSVIPAIQVELLFDIRAFVQAVYRNLTNQLPKHTLAPVLLVAIDQESLDQADEAIESTQGKLIDSEYLAKLVRHLYALNAQVIGIYYSRHIYQPRYENLDQAIRSAVEKQNTWFVLATDKQDKVASRKWSLEGYIEFEPWTIEQPLDPTCIDESCPFAYQLAVAHLLNHQSSSDSLPQPTLNSTVDFQSQVSDYLKPGKTHNQGLIPFNQSAHPFGLASIIDFSIPPRQVYKSITAKELLNFPVPNPELQQHVMQQVVIITHGDYNDTEDDFYFPSVAGYWCHYYQPVEQDLKQCLEVLTRGEVFAYMVHHIIRQHRVVLIPDHWVILLGAFLGKWTTIILVKKTLLQRHEQVLTLGSITGIYGLFVLQVYISALVLIPWFLPSILVWFYYSFALQKYSLR, from the coding sequence GTGAAACCTATAGGAGATAGTGGCAGAATTAATCCTGGTTCAGGTGACCGATGTTATGATTTGATGGAGGCAGAAAGAGAGTTCCTCAATGCTTTCCAGCGTTGGTTAGGAGAAGGAAACGTTCGTAAGATTCAACAGCGGATTCGAGACGAATTGACTCGTGTTGCTCAAGTGATATCGGAAGACGGCAAGGGGATTGGTACTCACCCAAGTGTTGATATTTTCGTAGCTTGTGACTCTATAGAAATGGAACGGTTACCATGGGAAACTTGGGAACTTGCTCCTGAAGGCACACCCCTGGGGAGGGTTCGCATTTTCAGAAGCGCTATGGATAATCCGGATCCCATTGCTTGTACTAAGCCCCTGACAGCTTGCGGTGCGACCCCGCGCTTTTTCAAAGCGCTAGGAAACGCGCACCGTAGAAAAACCCGTATTCTAGCTATCTTCGGAGATGATCCCAGACTACCGTTGCAGGACGATTGGAAAGCTGTGCGATCGCTTAAGTCTATTGCTGAGGTCGAGCGAGTAACCTGGCAACCCCATGAAAACCATATCGATATCAAAACCAAAATTGCTAATGCCATCTGTGATCAACGAGGCTGGGATGTGCTGTTCTTTGCTGGACATAGCGATGAAACCACAACCACAGGAGGAAGACTTGCGATCGCTCCGAATATATCCCTGTCGATTAGTGAACTCGAAGAAAAATTAACTCAAGCTAGGGAACATAGATTGCAGCTGGCCATTTTCAACTCCTGCAGTGGTCTGAGCATTGCTAACTCTCTGATTAAACTTGGGTTACAGGTAATAGTGATGCGGGAACCCATTCGCAATGATGTGGCTCAGAGTTTTCTCCAGCAGTTCTGTAAGCCCCTAGCTGACCATAGAGATGTTTACGATGCACTACTCGAAGCCTGTCAACATCTCCAATCCGTAGAGAAATTTGCCTATCCCTCTGCCTATCTGCTTCCCTCTTTATTTAATCCTCCCGGTTTGATTCCCTATCGCATTGAGCGGTTTGATTGGAAGAAAATGCTGCAGCAGTGGTTACCAACAAGACCAGAAGCGATCGCATTGGGAACAGTTTTACTGCTGAGCGTCATCCCAGCTATTCAAGTCGAATTATTGTTCGACATCCGAGCGTTTGTTCAAGCTGTCTATCGTAATTTGACGAATCAATTACCAAAGCATACCTTAGCGCCTGTTTTGTTAGTTGCCATCGATCAGGAATCTCTAGATCAAGCTGATGAAGCAATAGAAAGCACACAAGGTAAGTTGATTGATTCCGAATACTTAGCCAAGTTGGTAAGACACCTATACGCCTTGAATGCTCAAGTAATCGGCATTTACTACAGTCGGCATATCTACCAACCTAGATACGAAAACCTTGATCAAGCGATTCGATCTGCTGTGGAAAAGCAGAATACTTGGTTTGTGCTAGCAACAGATAAACAAGATAAAGTCGCTAGTCGCAAATGGAGTTTAGAAGGATACATAGAATTTGAGCCTTGGACTATTGAACAGCCTCTAGATCCCACCTGTATCGACGAGTCATGTCCGTTTGCCTATCAGCTAGCAGTAGCTCATCTGCTCAATCACCAGTCATCTTCAGATAGTTTACCCCAGCCAACATTAAACAGTACAGTAGATTTTCAGTCCCAAGTTAGTGATTATCTAAAGCCAGGAAAGACTCACAATCAAGGGCTGATTCCTTTCAATCAATCTGCTCATCCTTTTGGACTAGCTTCCATTATTGACTTTTCTATTCCTCCTAGACAAGTCTACAAATCTATTACAGCTAAGGAACTTCTCAATTTTCCTGTGCCTAATCCAGAACTCCAACAGCATGTGATGCAGCAAGTTGTTATCATCACCCATGGTGACTACAATGACACCGAAGATGACTTTTACTTTCCGTCAGTTGCTGGCTATTGGTGCCATTACTATCAACCTGTTGAACAGGATCTAAAGCAGTGCCTCGAAGTATTAACTAGAGGAGAAGTATTTGCTTATATGGTTCACCATATAATCCGGCAGCATCGGGTAGTTTTGATTCCTGATCATTGGGTTATTTTGCTAGGGGCATTCCTAGGAAAATGGACTACTATTATCCTGGTCAAAAAAACCTTACTACAGCGACATGAACAGGTATTAACATTGGGAAGTATAACAGGAATATACGGATTATTTGTATTGCAGGTTTATATCTCCGCATTAGTATTGATTCCGTGGTTTTTGCCGTCAATACTAGTTTGGTTTTACTATAGTTTCGCTCTCCAAAAATATTCTTTAAGGTAG
- a CDS encoding Uma2 family endonuclease, producing the protein MVQAVSKLLTFDEFLEQYPEDGGNYELRQGRIVAMRPTGLHEQVAALIARKIDVEIERLSLPYFIPRTCLVKPYQQGEGYLPDIIVLDKQTVVEDPYWQKAMQRGLGGPPHERLHQDKSSISIGKSAKLIVEVVSTNWQDDYLTKLAEYEKFGIPEYWIVDYKALGGTRYIGSPKIPTVWIYELADNEYKEGKTLTGCDSIESPTFPELKLTVEQLVKAGTL; encoded by the coding sequence ATGGTTCAAGCAGTATCCAAACTATTAACCTTTGACGAATTCTTAGAACAGTACCCAGAGGATGGAGGAAACTATGAACTTCGCCAGGGTAGAATTGTAGCTATGCGTCCCACCGGTTTACACGAACAAGTAGCAGCTCTCATTGCCAGAAAGATAGATGTCGAAATAGAGAGACTTTCACTACCCTACTTTATTCCTCGAACTTGTCTTGTCAAACCCTATCAACAAGGAGAAGGCTATTTACCAGATATCATTGTCTTGGATAAACAAACCGTTGTCGAAGACCCCTACTGGCAAAAAGCGATGCAGCGCGGTCTTGGGGGTCCCCCCCATGAGCGACTGCATCAAGACAAGTCAAGTATCTCAATCGGTAAATCAGCTAAGTTAATCGTGGAAGTGGTTAGTACCAACTGGCAAGATGACTATCTAACCAAACTGGCTGAATATGAAAAATTTGGCATTCCAGAATACTGGATTGTTGACTATAAAGCCCTGGGAGGAACCCGATACATTGGGTCTCCTAAAATTCCTACAGTTTGGATATACGAGTTAGCTGATAATGAATATAAAGAAGGCAAAACCTTGACGGGATGTGATTCTATTGAATCACCAACTTTCCCAGAACTAAAACTGACTGTTGAGCAGCTGGTCAAGGCCGGAACATTATAA
- a CDS encoding fatty acid--CoA ligase family protein — translation MLESLPSSTKAQKNVLTDGQLTCTYQELPEVFEALQQYFDQRGISITDCFALECDNTVSSALVLLYLLERGYRFLLLPQEVNPPQVLGSKQSLPRFCRYKIRTGSFTDKPKAPNFRYPEQFVDIVENEDWIGDGPSATAECDRIGINPIQENNPSRKLYIRTSGSTGKPKIAVHSHDKLLRNALNCLQRLGLKQDDRIAIPVPIYHMYGLGAAFLPGVMAGASIDLQKNSNLLKYMQRERDFNPNVAFMTPMFCETLLKGRKTSRKYNLTVVAGDRIREDTFVRFESRFGSLVSLYGSTEMGAMAASSPDQPQEVRLKTVGKPMSGVKITLAKDNTDGVSELWCHHDYGFEGYVDQDGKPISQGIQTQTDWFGTKDLGRIWSDGHLEVIGRCDYSVNRNGLLVLLADVERGIETIEGIDSVVVVSQGESQRGKGIVAYCVLAKDSNIPEPDIRAACFDILPRHGIPDQIFLVNSFPKLPNGKVDRLKLIGMHDQGKGKHMRYAHAARTAVSGQP, via the coding sequence ATGCTTGAGTCACTCCCAAGCTCTACCAAGGCGCAGAAAAATGTTCTGACAGATGGGCAATTAACTTGTACCTACCAAGAACTTCCAGAGGTCTTTGAAGCTCTCCAGCAGTATTTTGACCAACGGGGAATTAGCATTACCGATTGCTTTGCCCTCGAATGTGATAATACTGTATCCAGTGCCCTAGTCCTGTTATATCTACTGGAGAGAGGTTACCGTTTTCTACTGTTACCCCAGGAAGTCAACCCACCCCAAGTGCTTGGCTCTAAGCAATCTCTGCCACGATTCTGCCGATACAAGATTAGGACTGGAAGCTTTACCGACAAGCCAAAAGCCCCTAATTTTAGATATCCTGAGCAGTTTGTGGATATTGTTGAAAACGAGGATTGGATTGGCGATGGCCCTTCGGCCACTGCCGAATGCGATCGCATTGGGATAAATCCCATTCAGGAAAATAATCCTAGTCGAAAACTATATATAAGGACATCGGGAAGTACAGGAAAACCCAAAATAGCAGTCCATTCCCATGATAAGCTACTCAGAAACGCACTCAACTGCTTGCAACGACTGGGTCTTAAACAGGATGACCGCATAGCGATTCCGGTACCAATTTATCATATGTATGGTTTGGGGGCGGCGTTTCTGCCAGGTGTGATGGCGGGAGCATCTATCGACTTACAGAAGAATTCCAACTTGCTCAAGTATATGCAGCGGGAACGAGACTTTAATCCCAATGTTGCCTTCATGACACCGATGTTTTGTGAAACATTGCTCAAGGGACGTAAGACTTCTAGGAAATACAACCTTACCGTAGTGGCAGGCGATCGCATCCGGGAAGACACATTTGTCAGATTTGAATCCCGTTTTGGTTCGTTGGTGAGCTTGTACGGTAGTACAGAAATGGGTGCGATGGCAGCGTCTAGTCCGGATCAGCCTCAGGAGGTGCGGCTTAAAACCGTAGGAAAACCGATGTCAGGAGTAAAAATTACTTTAGCAAAGGATAACACCGATGGTGTTAGCGAACTCTGGTGTCACCATGACTATGGTTTTGAAGGATATGTTGATCAAGACGGGAAACCCATTAGCCAGGGTATTCAGACTCAGACTGATTGGTTTGGCACCAAGGACTTGGGTCGAATTTGGTCCGATGGTCACCTAGAAGTCATTGGCAGATGTGACTATAGCGTCAACCGAAATGGTCTTCTGGTGTTGTTGGCGGATGTGGAGAGAGGGATTGAAACCATTGAAGGAATAGATTCTGTGGTGGTGGTCTCTCAAGGAGAAAGTCAACGAGGTAAAGGAATTGTGGCTTATTGTGTTCTTGCTAAAGACAGCAATATTCCTGAACCAGATATCCGAGCTGCTTGTTTCGATATTTTGCCAAGGCATGGGATTCCGGATCAGATTTTTCTGGTAAATTCTTTTCCGAAGCTGCCCAATGGTAAGGTTGATCGACTCAAACTTATTGGTATGCATGACCAGGGCAAGGGTAAGCATATGCGCTACGCGCACGCTGCGCGAACAGCCGTCAGCGGTCAGCCGTGA